tgttttaaattctaGAATTCTTTAGTTAAAAAAAGGGGGGAAATCTGGGTTCAGAAATGGGGCATTCTGCAGCAGTGTGGGATTATAGGGCGGCAACTGAGATTACAAAGGATTGGAATGGGGTTGATAAGATTGTTCTTCGGAGCCCTCGAGGGGCTTCAGCAAGGGTCAGATTTCAGATTTGTTCTTTCgtgttttctctctctctctctctctctctctctctctctttataGTTACTCCATGACAGGATTTGTGTTTTAATTGATTTGGAATTTGAATTAATTTGTGTTTTAATGTTATAGGTTAGCTTACATGGAGGACAGGTCACTTCATGGAGGAATGATCAAGGGGAAGAACTTCTTTTTACCAGTAGTAAGGTAGGCTTGTTGGAGCTTTTCAgggttgtttttattgatttatatgATTCCCTTTAAAGGATGTTTAATTTCTATACAAGTTATCTAAGAGTTGGCCTCGATTTATGACTATAGATTCTGTAAGTTAAACCCCTTTTATCATGGTGGAAATTGGAAACTGATTCATGGTCTTTTAGGCGATTTTTAAGCCCCCCAAAGCTGTGCGAGGTGGAATCCCTATTTGTTTTCCTCAGGTAGTCTTCTTTCCATCTTTTAGTAAAGGTAAATGACATGGAATCATTCTCATGGTTGTTTATGGGAGTTGTTGATTTGGATGCTTGGTTTAGTTCGGTAACTGCGGGTCACTCGAGCAACATGGATTTGCTAGGAACAAGATTTGGACAATTGATGAGAATCCTCCGCCTCTTAGTCCTAATGATTCCCATGCCAAATCCTTCATTGACCTATTGCTTAAACCATCCGAAGAAGATCTCAAATGCTGGCCCCATAGGTACTCACTTTGTCGACTTAAATGAAAAACATGTACTGGTATTAACTGTTAATGAGGTTTTATACTAACAGAGTGCCAAAGTCTTGCATCCAGGAAAGGATAGATTGCAAGTTGTCTGGTGGCTACATCAGTTGCTGTGACCTTTATAAGTAGACTTGTTTCGTATATGTTGCTGACAGACTTTTTCTTTTCCCGTTTCAGTTTTGAGTTTCGTCTGAGAGTCTCACTTGCGGCTGATGGAAGTCTTGCATTAATATCACGAATTAGGAATGTCAACGGGAAGCCATTTAGTTTCTCTTTTGCCTATCATACATACTTGTCAGTTTCGGACATCAGGTATATAGAGTGCTGTTTGCCGGAATCCATTTTGATATCGTATTAACAAACAGCTTCCCTTTTGATCAAATAGAGGTTAGAAGTACTTCTAACCTGAATATGAACTGTGTTGACAGTGAAGTGAGGATAGAAGGGCTGGAGACGCTTGATTACCTAGACAACCTTTGCCAAAAAGAACGCTTTACTGAGCAAGGAGATGCCATAACATTCGAATCCGAGGTAGGCAAGTTTTGCTGCTACATGATTTTTAAAGAATAATGATTTAAATGTTCTTCAAATGGTGTGTGACAGGTGGATCGAGTCTATCTCAGTACTCCAAACGTAGTTGCTGTACTTGATCACGAAAGGAAGCGAACATATGTTATTAGAAAGGATGGACTACCTGATGTTGGTAAGTTGAAGTACTATGAGGATGTTTCTAGAGTAAGAATGCTCGACATGGTATGATAAAAAATTGTGATTCTGTTGTGAACAGTGGTATGGAATCCATGGGAGAAGAAATCGAAATCAATGGTAGATTTTGGAGACGACGAGTACAAACAGATGCTATGCGTGGATGGAGCTGTGATCGAGAAGCCAGTGACATTGAAACCAGGTGAGGAGTGGACCGGACGGGTGGAACTCTCAGTTGTAGCATCAACATTGTGTAGCGAACAATTTGATGTGCAGAGAGGCATGGTGTTTTGATGTAAGAATGTAGGATGTTTTTAGTACACATCCcacagccactggtaggacatgTAGGAATAGTTCAATGTTACTAAACCAAGCTAGCATTGAACTGAGTGTAAGTAGTATGTAGAAACTCTGAAATTCTCATGCCAAGCCAACAAGATGAGTAAGTGTTGTTGTAACAGTACAGATACAAGAACAccctttgttttgtttttttgtttttaatttaagaGTGGTTGCTGAGCCTGACTTTCCAATACATGGCAAATAGGTAAGCAAAATCCACTTATTCAGAAAAAAAAACAATGCCAAATGGTTGCCTCGAAGAGTTTTTGTTGTTTACGTCTCCGCCTTTTTATCTAAAACAGTGGGTGGTTAGGAAATTTTCTAAAAATGGAAAATCTGAGAGCGTAGTGCAAAATTGAAGGTTGAAACCGAAAGGGATAGCGGTCATATAAGAGGGACGCGATGGGCCCAGCTGAGCACGCATTTGACGGTTCACCTGCGCTGCAAGATGAATGACGTTTGGCCAACTCATACACATGTGTTTATTATAGATATAGATGCGATTCACACTCAATTAATTAGTTTCTAACTCTATTATTATGTCTCTGCTCCCTTTTCCcaattacaaattcattgctCGGAATTTTGCGATTGTGCCAAAATCCCTGTTTTTGTCCGTTGAGAAATTAATGATattagagttttgaaaagtttatAAGTCTGATTGAGTAATATGGTAAAATCTTACCATTCAGCTAAAAATTATCAATCTAGTAGTTTATATGGACTTATTTAGCAGAATTTAACAGTTCAGTAATTgtatatgtaataaaataaattagtaaGAAATCAATAATTCTAACTCATGAATGTCCACGTGTTAGCTTTTGATTAGCAAAAAATAATTTAAGGGGTTAAGGGGCAAAATGACAGAATGCTTAAAAGACTAAACAGGAgcccaaaataatattaaaacctaattaaaaagTCATTTGAATAACCATTTATTGAATCAGTATATTGTTTTATTACTCTCGATGACTAAACCTTtgaataaaatcataaaatatgaTTTACTTATAAGTAACAAATCATTTCGAGATTTATgattcataataataataatagaggaTTAGTAGCAAAAGTTTGAACCTCTTCACAGACTAAAAATCCTTTGCATAATTTAAAAAATAGAGATTAATATTAAGATTTTGTTAGATTGTGTTTAGCAATACTTAAAAAAAATGTTTGAAAGAAAAACTGTGTTAAACACACAATTTTTGGTTGAACGAGTAGATTTTCAAAAGCATTTTTActcgaaaactaaaatttttaatttttcttaagcTAAAAACACTTCGAAAACATTATTACCTTTTCATCCTTCCATTTTTCTTCTCTCATTTTTCATTCactttaaattgaaaattttaaaatttatatttaatatataaatgttaCCCTTTTCAAACTTTTAATCCAAAtacatataatattttaatttagtagGTTTATATTTTCTATGTcatgttaatatttaatttgaattatatatttaaattacattttaaaataaaatcattaattatttttttaaaataatacaaatatgttaatatctaattacaaatatttaattgttatatttaaatatttaaaatataatttatataatttaattaaattttatagataattaatattaattgcttaaaattatttaaaacttatatttcatatattaaaatattaacaagttataataaattatttttatatccttactaaaatatcataatattaactaatttgaacattattttcatgcatatttgttactttataatactatgtctaaaataaatattttatttcttaaaagcACTTTTTGATAGCTATACTAAACACTAAACTTCTCAAAAACACTTTTTCACAACACTTTTTAAAAGCAATGTTAAAGTAGCACTTAATTTGCTACCGAATGCAATTATATCATCAGATAATCCAAATTTAAAAAACATAATATTGGGTATTCAATTTGTTACGAATTTTCTTACCCTGTAAAACCCACTTTAAGAAACAAATTATAAGCAATAATAAGAAATCTTTTCGTTTAAGAAAAAACACAAAAAGAAGCAAAATACCAAATTAACAAAAAAGAATGGGTATCTAAACATAAGCAGAATGCTGTATAGAATAGTTTGTTGAATCTTTTAACACGATAAGTCAACAATCAAATACTTCCGCTTACATAGAGTTATAGACCCCGGCGATACTCCAGTTGCTTGGTATTCTCTAGTAATACCTGCCAAGCAAAGCAATCAAAGCTTAAACTAATGCTGCTAGGCATGCTTATCGTACAAATCATGGAAAAGAAATGGAGGACTTGGCAGATAAAAGAAAGCAAACAACTGTCCTTACTTCTCTAATGTAGTTTGCTATGGCCTTGCAGCCTTCGATTGCAAGTCCCATCACAGTTTCAAAGATATCCACAGGTAACTTAGCATCCATCTGTATTTTATGTAATGTTAGTCATTGCCTTAACCAACCTCTCAACTATTTTTTTCACAAGTTCATCACAGATCATTTTGGCTAGTCCATAGTCTCGTGTAAATCAGAAGATAAGTTACGATAAAAGGAAAATGCACAAGATAGGCAAGCAACAGCTCATAAAACGAACTGTGGGTTGTTAAATTGCATTGCTGCAATGCAACGAAAAACAACCAGATTGCAGCATCGACTTCTATTGCCACAGGAAAAAAAAGGATAATAGCGTGATCGCAAACCTGAAGAAGAGTCACTTTGTCCAACTTAGGTAAGATCCCTACAGTGACATCAGGACCTCCAGCACTATCTTCAATATAGTTCAAATCTGCATATACAAACCAACATTAATTTAATTGTTCAGATGGAATAGACATATAGAAACCAACATTAATTTAATTGTTCAAATGGAATAGGAGGAGGAGAAGATTGACCTAGCAAAGGAGTGCTATTTAGATACCCAGCACTGCAAGAAGTGACGATATCTCGCATTGGGATCCCAGCATCTGCCAGGGCTAAAGTTGCAGCGTTGATGCATGCAGATCTAGTTCCTGCAGACACATTAGTATGCTTATGTTTCTCTTTTCTAGAATATACAGATATGGGAAAAGAACTAGCAAGTAAACAAGACAGAGCGCACAAATCTATTAATTCTTTAAAGATAGTATAGAGTTTCTTTTTTGTGGAAATAGAATTGAAGCACAAACCAATCTGGATTTGTGCAATCAGGCCATTAAAACAAAGCCAATGATCAACAAGAAGTTTGGATAAGTTTCAATTTACCTCCATCAGCCTGAAGAACTTGAACAAATATATCTATCTGGTAAAAAGAATATTAATGAAAATCAGAAGAACTAAAAATCAATGCCAGCTGGGTATATTACTGGGAAATAATTCAAACCTGAGAACGAGGCATTAGATGAGTCAAAATGCATGCCTCCATGGTTTGACGGATGACAAGAGATATCTCTGTTGACCGTCTAAATGAAGAAAGAATAGATTCATGTCAATGGGCAATTCAATTTACTCATCACAATCCTAATATCTGTCAATTATATCATGCCTCAATGCTCTGTAATTCTAATATTTCAGTTTCAATGAAATCATTTCATACTAAAAAGGGATTAAAATAAACTAATACCACAAGAACGCATTTAAAAGTACTAAAATCAGTTTAATTTACTTGTCTTGATCTGATTTCCACAAAAAAAATCAGATGTTTTATTTCTTCAGCTAGATTGAAAATACTTGGTGATTATGTCAAACAGCACCTATCGTGGTTTAACTTTAACATCATTCTAAGAAataaaaaatggaaaagaaaaccaGATCACCTGTCACCCTTTGGTTTTCTCATGCGATCTCCGGTACTGAAATTAGCCATGCTATATTCACAGCGCACCTGATATCCATCACATATAAAAACCCAAAGAACGTTTGAAGTCACAACTACAACACATATAACTTGAAGAACATTACCAGTGCCTGGTCATTAATTTGTTGGCTCCTATTTTGCACCTGGAAAACATTGACTACATTTATCATCTATAACAAAACAACATCTAATTAAATAGCTAAACAAATtctggcaaaaaaaaaaaagccaatcTATGCTTGATCAGTGACTAAGTAAACATAAACATACAAATTAAGTAACAAGAGCCTTATAAATGTGTAACAATGTGAAGACACCATGAAAGTAAAAGGTCACCTCTCTAGGGCCATACACAGCTGCAATGACTTTGGTGTTGCCCATCTCAAAAACAGCAGAACTGAatattgaaatttgaaaaggagaaaaaaaaaagctattTCAGATAAAAGAGATATAGTGGTAGGTAAAACAAGTCATAACGGCAGCGCCTACCCATTAGCTTTGGCGACGGTACCGATCTCTGCACGAAGCTGTCTCATCTGAGGAATTAAGAAAAAGGAATTTCAAAATAAAGAACAGGGTCTAAGAAGAATGAaatcaataataataaaagaaggcaataaattagaagaaaaaaaaatgaagagagAAAGAGAAGATTACTTCCATCGGACGGCGGCCATCCAAGCGGAGACCTTCAGGGCTCACGTATTCCATCTTCGCCTACAACAACCCAACTGTTGCTGCTGATTAACGTATTTCTGCCGCCCAGCTTTTCCGATGGACTAAAAAACCTCCTGGGTTTTGCCTACAAAACGCTGTCGTTAATTAGTAGGGGAACTTTGCAGGGTTTTTGCCTATAAAAACGCTGTCATTAATTCGTAGGGGAACTTTGTGGGTTTGGGCCTAATAGAGTATTTCTTTCCTTAGTGTCTGTATTTTTTAGTGTTTTTAAAATCGGACTAAATTGATTTTATGCTGAATTGATTAGTTGATCAGTTCaaccaatttaataaaaaataggaAAGATTAGTAGTTTGATCATTCTTATTAAATTCAAGATTCTTTGAAATGTAAAAAATTGACagcaaaaaaattaattaaatcggattaaaaattaaacatttattaaaataatattcaattatttttagatttttaatttttattgcagTTTTTTTTCTTTGGGGGGTAATGGAAAGTCTgatccaattttttttttctctttttaagaTAATTAAAGCAAAGCTTTTTAACATATcaaataaaagagaagaaaaaacaaTCAAAGTTGTATTGTAGAAGGGATAAAATCAAAATGGAAGAAGTGTTGGAAGTGTTTGGGCTATACCTATAAAAGTAAAATGGGTGAGCGTAAAAACCTTATTTCTTATAATACTCTCAAATTACAATTCTTTTTCCTTGGATTAGATGTGGGCGAAGTAAGCCTTCTCAATTTCAAATTCAGCAATTATATCGCTTGGGGTAGCTTTTATTTTATTGGTTTGGATAGATAATGGACAAGGATCCTGATGCTAATTGATGAGTAGAACCACTAATTTAAGAAgaaaagttattatt
This is a stretch of genomic DNA from Gossypium arboreum isolate Shixiya-1 chromosome 11, ASM2569848v2, whole genome shotgun sequence. It encodes these proteins:
- the LOC108474180 gene encoding putative glucose-6-phosphate 1-epimerase, with product MGHSAAVWDYRAATEITKDWNGVDKIVLRSPRGASARVSLHGGQVTSWRNDQGEELLFTSSKAIFKPPKAVRGGIPICFPQFGNCGSLEQHGFARNKIWTIDENPPPLSPNDSHAKSFIDLLLKPSEEDLKCWPHSFEFRLRVSLAADGSLALISRIRNVNGKPFSFSFAYHTYLSVSDISEVRIEGLETLDYLDNLCQKERFTEQGDAITFESEVDRVYLSTPNVVAVLDHERKRTYVIRKDGLPDVVVWNPWEKKSKSMVDFGDDEYKQMLCVDGAVIEKPVTLKPGEEWTGRVELSVVASTLCSEQFDVQRGMVF
- the LOC108472526 gene encoding exosome complex component RRP41 homolog — protein: MEYVSPEGLRLDGRRPMEMRQLRAEIGTVAKANGSAVFEMGNTKVIAAVYGPREVQNRSQQINDQALVRCEYSMANFSTGDRMRKPKGDRRSTEISLVIRQTMEACILTHLMPRSQIDIFVQVLQADGGTRSACINAATLALADAGIPMRDIVTSCSAGYLNSTPLLDLNYIEDSAGGPDVTVGILPKLDKVTLLQMDAKLPVDIFETVMGLAIEGCKAIANYIREVLLENTKQLEYRRGL